A single genomic interval of Wolbachia endosymbiont of Diaphorina citri harbors:
- a CDS encoding IS4 family transposase, with protein MMKRTINTSTGEWAESEFGIVNFGDIRLSKRLLKIVNSFAESPERSINQACEDWHQSKAAYRFFQNDAISERKILDSHIIKTVERAKEYSTILAIQDTSYISYKNHKKTEGLGIIAARLTSKTTNFKTHGLVMHTTFAVTTEGLPIGLLDQKISTRPSLTEDLKELKRRSHNTALPIEEKESIRWIASLKDSTKHPGLKDVKVVTVCDREADIYDLFEVASTNQSLFVVRGNQNRTVNKKSTYSEKGGERLWDLMNRMSCQGEIQVSIPARDKKPQRTTVLEVKFSNFVMNASKNNARRKTQKLPNLNLNAVYVIERYPPFGEEPINWILLTNININNFEEAVEKIQWYCLRWRIEVFHKILKSGLKVEECRLQTADRLIRFLTIMSIIAWRIFFITLVARTNPNLSCTVILTDDEWKVLYTKMLKTKNYPETPPPIREIVRWVAKLGGFLARKNDLEPGPIALWKGWKRLFDLAEGWRLAHEFYTCG; from the coding sequence ATGATGAAAAGAACTATAAATACCTCAACTGGCGAATGGGCAGAAAGTGAATTTGGAATTGTTAATTTTGGTGATATAAGATTAAGTAAAAGGCTTCTAAAAATAGTTAATAGTTTTGCTGAATCGCCTGAGCGTTCAATAAATCAAGCTTGTGAAGATTGGCATCAAAGTAAAGCAGCTTATAGATTTTTCCAAAACGATGCCATTTCTGAAAGAAAAATATTAGACAGTCATATAATTAAAACTGTTGAAAGAGCTAAAGAATACTCAACTATCTTAGCTATCCAGGATACGAGTTATATTTCATATAAAAATCATAAAAAGACCGAAGGATTAGGGATTATAGCAGCAAGATTAACATCTAAAACAACTAATTTTAAAACCCATGGATTAGTGATGCATACAACGTTTGCAGTTACAACAGAAGGACTACCTATAGGATTATTGGATCAAAAAATTAGTACTAGACCTTCCTTAACTGAAGACCTAAAGGAGTTGAAAAGAAGAAGCCATAATACTGCTCTTCCCATAGAAGAGAAAGAAAGCATACGGTGGATAGCATCACTTAAAGACTCTACTAAACATCCTGGATTAAAGGATGTTAAGGTAGTTACCGTTTGTGATAGAGAAGCAGATATTTATGATTTATTTGAAGTTGCTTCCACTAATCAATCTCTTTTTGTAGTAAGAGGAAATCAAAACAGAACAGTAAACAAGAAGTCGACTTATTCTGAAAAAGGTGGTGAAAGATTGTGGGATTTGATGAATCGCATGTCTTGTCAAGGAGAAATTCAAGTGAGTATTCCTGCTCGCGATAAAAAACCTCAAAGAACAACAGTTTTAGAAGTAAAGTTTAGTAACTTTGTGATGAATGCATCAAAAAACAACGCTAGACGTAAAACCCAAAAACTTCCTAATTTAAATTTAAATGCTGTCTATGTTATAGAAAGATATCCCCCATTTGGCGAAGAGCCCATAAACTGGATTTTGTTAACAAATATAAATATTAATAATTTTGAAGAAGCAGTAGAAAAAATACAATGGTATTGCTTAAGATGGAGAATAGAGGTTTTTCATAAAATTTTGAAATCCGGTCTTAAAGTTGAAGAATGTAGGCTCCAAACAGCAGATAGATTGATCCGCTTTCTTACAATTATGAGTATAATTGCATGGAGAATATTTTTTATTACATTGGTAGCTAGAACAAATCCGAATCTTTCTTGCACTGTCATACTGACTGATGACGAATGGAAGGTTTTATATACCAAAATGCTTAAGACAAAAAACTATCCTGAGACTCCACCACCTATAAGAGAAATTGTGAGGTGGGTGGCCAAGTTAGGAGGGTTTTTAGCTCGCAAAAATGACTTAGAACCAGGTCCTATAGCCTTGTGGAAGGGATGGAAACGTCTCTTTGATTTAGCAGAAGGATGGAGACTTGCTCATGAATTCTATACTTGTGGGTAA
- a CDS encoding IS256 family transposase, whose translation MSQRIADRTTGLVDYKELETNILSSIREGRPLMGKDGALTPFVKRLLEASLEGEIEHHLSTESEENNRRNGRNGKTLKTSAGSFELLTPRDREGSFEPQIVKKRQTSLHPELETKVLNMFASGVGYRDIASYVEEIYDHKISAAEISGITDKLLPIINEWRSRPLQSVYPIVFMDGMFFKVKEDGRCVSKCMYNILGIDQNGRKEVLGFYLAESEGASFWLGVLNDLKERGIEDILIACVDGLKSFPAAINSVFPNVEVQLCVVHQIRNSLKYVSSKDVKVFMNDLKKIYRATSKEIAENYLLELEEKWGEKYPLVVKSWQNNWESLSGYFKYSGPVRRLIYTTNLIEGLHRQIRKFTKTKGAFTSINALYKLVYCAIRKVEEKWTMPVHDWALSISQLDIFFPSRLKIELN comes from the coding sequence ATGAGTCAAAGAATAGCAGATAGAACTACTGGTTTGGTAGATTATAAAGAATTAGAAACAAATATCTTGTCGTCTATACGAGAAGGTAGACCATTAATGGGAAAAGATGGTGCATTAACGCCATTTGTAAAAAGGCTACTTGAAGCAAGCTTGGAGGGTGAAATAGAACATCATTTATCTACTGAAAGCGAAGAAAACAATCGTAGAAACGGAAGGAATGGAAAAACTTTGAAAACAAGTGCAGGTTCATTTGAACTATTGACACCAAGAGACAGAGAGGGAAGTTTTGAACCACAGATAGTGAAAAAAAGGCAAACAAGCCTACATCCAGAACTTGAAACAAAGGTCTTGAACATGTTTGCAAGTGGTGTGGGATACAGAGATATAGCATCATATGTGGAAGAAATTTATGACCATAAAATATCTGCAGCAGAGATATCTGGAATTACAGATAAATTACTACCTATAATCAATGAATGGCGTAGCCGTCCACTGCAATCAGTGTATCCAATAGTATTTATGGATGGGATGTTTTTTAAGGTAAAAGAAGACGGTCGCTGTGTAAGTAAGTGCATGTATAACATATTAGGAATAGACCAAAATGGCAGAAAAGAAGTACTGGGTTTTTACTTAGCAGAAAGCGAGGGAGCTAGCTTCTGGTTAGGCGTATTAAATGACTTGAAAGAGAGAGGAATAGAAGACATTTTGATAGCTTGTGTCGATGGCCTAAAAAGCTTTCCTGCAGCTATAAATAGCGTATTTCCTAATGTGGAAGTACAGCTATGTGTAGTGCATCAAATACGGAACTCTCTGAAATACGTATCAAGCAAAGATGTAAAAGTTTTCATGAATGATTTAAAAAAAATATACCGCGCTACAAGTAAAGAAATTGCAGAAAATTATTTGCTTGAGCTGGAGGAAAAATGGGGCGAAAAGTATCCATTAGTTGTAAAATCTTGGCAGAACAATTGGGAAAGTTTATCTGGTTACTTCAAGTATTCAGGTCCTGTTAGAAGGCTAATTTATACCACTAATCTCATCGAGGGGCTACACAGGCAAATTAGGAAATTTACCAAGACCAAAGGCGCATTCACCAGCATAAATGCCTTGTACAAGCTGGTATATTGTGCTATAAGAAAGGTGGAAGAGAAATGGACGATGCCTGTACATGATTGGGCATTATCTATATCTCAACTCGATATTTTTTTCCCTAGTAGATTAAAGATTGAGTTGAATTAA
- a CDS encoding ATP-binding protein, with protein MWVIVSPGNGKTLIARAIAGESNMNFISISGPELIGVYIGHGAHAVRELFKVARKHSPCIVFIDEIDAVAQKRSTANNSAYHCRESLTQLLTEIDGFKSRKDIIVIGATNLVNEIDPALIRPGRLGQRVHIPNPNVETRQKILELYTKNTKTDGRLNIQDIAEKTEGYSGAELEQLVNEAKIHSALERKSKVVNKEDFNHAFDKLNPGQGRGRITLASCQTQTEASFIQ; from the coding sequence TTGTGGGTAATAGTAAGTCCTGGAAATGGTAAAACACTTATCGCCCGCGCAATTGCAGGTGAATCAAATATGAATTTTATAAGTATCTCAGGTCCAGAACTTATTGGAGTATATATTGGTCATGGTGCACATGCTGTACGCGAGCTTTTTAAAGTAGCGAGAAAACATTCTCCTTGTATAGTATTCATAGATGAAATAGATGCAGTTGCGCAAAAAAGAAGTACCGCTAATAACTCAGCTTACCACTGTCGAGAGAGCTTAACACAGTTACTAACTGAAATAGATGGATTTAAGAGCAGAAAAGATATAATAGTAATTGGTGCAACTAACCTGGTCAATGAGATAGATCCAGCACTTATTAGGCCTGGACGCTTAGGTCAAAGGGTTCATATACCTAATCCAAATGTGGAAACGAGACAAAAGATATTGGAGCTTTATACCAAAAATACAAAAACTGATGGAAGGCTAAATATTCAAGATATTGCAGAAAAAACAGAAGGCTATTCTGGAGCTGAGTTAGAACAATTAGTCAATGAAGCAAAAATACACTCTGCTCTTGAAAGAAAGTCCAAAGTAGTGAATAAGGAAGATTTCAACCACGCGTTTGACAAGCTAAATCCAGGACAAGGAAGAGGGAGAATAACATTAGCTTCATGTCAGACACAGACAGAAGCCTCTTTTATACAATAA